The following is a genomic window from Pseudomonas sp. FP2335.
TGCTCAGACTCGCGAGCGAACTCGCAGGCTGCCTTCAAGGCTTCACGGTCCAGTGCCGGGTCGACACTGACGGCATGATCCAGCCATGCCTCGAGATTGATACTGCCGTCGGTGTTGATCGGCTGGTGTGCTCTCACCTGTACCATCTTGCTTACCTTCCCTACGACGCACCTCTGATGCGCCAAAATCATCGCCGACTTTACTGCGAACTCCGTGGCAGATCACAGGCCCTGGAGAACGCAGGCCAGTCGGATTAAACGGGCATCCTAGCCCGCTTCAAATAACGCCATGGCCTCGACATGCGCTGTCTGCGGAAACATGTCGAGGATCCCGGCACGTTTTAGCCGGTAGCCTTGCTTGACCAACTCAACCGTGTCCCGCGCCAGCGTCGCCGGGTTGCAGGACACATACACCAGGCGCTTGGCCCCCAGAGTGGCGAGCTTGCGCACAACCTCTTGGGCACCATCGCGGGGTGGGTCCAAGAGTACCGCAGAAAAGCCCTGTTTGGCCCATTCTGCGTCAGTCAAAGGCTGGGACAAATCGGCCTGAAAAAACTGCGCATTATGCAAATTGTTGCTGACGGCATTAAGCGCCGCCCGATCCACCATGGTCTGCACGCCCTCCACCGCGACCACTTCGCGTACTTGTCTGGCCAGTGGCAGGGCAAAGTTGCCCAGGCCGCAAAACAGGTCCAATACGCGTTCGTCAGGCTGTGGGGCCAGCCATTCCAGGGCCTGGGCCACCATCGCCGCGTTGACAGCGGCGTTGACTTGCACGAAGTCGCCGGGACGGTAGGCCAGTTCCAGGCCCCACTGCTCCAGCTGAAAACCCAACGCGGCATCGGCATCCACCGGCTCCGGCTGGCCCTCGCCATGCAGCCACAACTGGGCTTGATGGAACGCGCAGAATTCTTTCAATACCAGCAGGTCCGCGTCCGACAATGGCGCCATATGCCGCAGCAGCACGGCGATGGATGTACCGCTGAACAGCTCCACATGCCCCAGGGCCTGGGGTTTGCTCAGGCGGCGCAGCATGTTCGGCAGACGCTGCATGATCGGTTGCAAGGCCTGTACCAGCACCGGGCAATCATCGATGGCGACGATGTCCTGGCTGGCGACCGCGCGAAAACCCACTTCGAGTTTTTTCGCCTTGGCATCCCAACGCACCGCTACACGGGCACGGCGACGGTAGCCGAATTCCGGACCGCTCAAAGGTGCGGCCCACTCCTGCGGTTCGACACCCGCCACGCGGGACAGTTGCTCGGCGAGCATGCGCTGTTTCAGGGCAAGTTGTTCGCCATGGGGCAAGTGCTGCACGCTGCAACCGCCACAGCGGCCCACGTGGGCACACGGCGCCGGGCGGCGCAGTTCGCTGGCCTTGAACACCCGCTCGGTACGCGCCTCGACCACTTTGCCGTGGGCCCCCAACACCCGCGCTTCGACTTCTTCACCGGCCAGCGCACCGTTCACGAACCAGGTGCGGCCTTCGAAGAACACGATGCCACGGCCATCGTTGGCCAGGCGCTCGATGGTCAGGCGTTGTTTCTTGCCCACTGGAATCTGCGGGGCCCGGCTGCCGCCCGTCGGTTGGAAGCGCAGGCCTCTCTCGTGCTTGGCCATCAGTTGGGTTCGTCGAAAATGCCGGTCGACAAGTAACGGTCGCCACGGTCACAGATGATCGCGACGATCACCGCGTTTTCCACTTCTTGGGACAAGCGCAACATACCCGCCACGGCGCCACCGGAAGACACGCCGCAGAAGATGCCTTCTTCACGGGCCAGGCGCCGGGTGGTGTCTTCAGCTTCACGCTGGGCCATGTCGATGATGCGGTCCACGCGCGTCGCGTTGTAGATCTTCGGCAGATACTCTTCGGGCCAGCGGCGGATACCCGGGATGGCTGCGCCTTCCATCGGTTGCAGGCCGACGATCTGGATCGCCGGGTTCTGCTCCTTGAGGTAGCGCGAGTTGCCCATGATGGTGCCGGTGGTGCCCATGGAGCTGACGAAATGGGTGATGGTGCCCCCGGTCTGGCGCCAGATTTCCGGGCCGGTGCTGGTGTAGTGCGCCTCGGGGTTGTCGCCATTGGCGAACTGGTCCAGCACCAGGCCACGGCCTTCGGCGGCCATGCGCTCGGCGAGGTCGCGGGCGCCTTCCATGCCTTCTTCCTGGGTCACCAGCACCAACTGGGCGCCGTAGGCGGTCATCGCCGCCTTGCGCTCGGCGCTGCCGTTGTCGGGCATGATCAGGATCATCTTGTAACCCTTGATCGCGGCGGCCATGGCCAGGGCGATCCCGGTATTACCCGAGGTGGCTTCGATCAGGGTGTCGCCGGGCTTGATCTGCCCGCGCAACTCGGCGCGGGTGATCATCGACAGCGCCGGGCGGTCCTTCACGGAGCCGGCCGGGTTGTTCCCTTCGAGCTTGAGCAACAGGGTATTGCTGGTTTCTCCCGCCATGCGTTGCAAGCGGACCAGGGGCGTGTTGCCGACGCAATCGGCAATTGTAGGGTACTGCAAGGTCATGGCGTATTCGCAATCCAGACTGCGGGGGCGGACATCATACCGGGAAAGCCCGGCGGGCCATATCACGCAAAGTAAGGTGCTTATTGCTGATAGGTATAAGCAACATTGGCGGCACCTGTGAAGTTGGCCCACTCACCTTCTGTCAACGCCAGAAGCAAGCGGTCCTCATCGACTGAGCGCCGGCTGGACAGGTCATTGGCCAACGCCAGGTAAGCCCCATCGCTCAGTTCTGCACGGTTGACTCTATCCAAGGCGTCCTCCAGCGCCTGATCGTAATGCCCCAGCGTGGCTTGAAGACGCACCTGATACTTGGCTTGCAGGAACTGCCGCCAATACGTCTTCTCAATCAGCCACCCAGGCCAGTCCAACCTCGTCTCGCCCGCCAGGATGCCGTTAAGCATCGCGGCAACGCTCTCGGGGCTGGGGGTGCCCAACGTCCGATCCAGCCGTTGATCGAAGCCCAGGGGGAGGTCCAGGGCCGCGGACAAGGCAATTCGGTAAGCCAGTATGCGTGTGCCCGCCAGCTCCGGCGTCTGATGCGGATCGAACAAAAGCACAGCGTTCGTGATGGCCGCCAAGCGGCTGCTGGCCCGCAAACAATTGAGCAGCGGCATCCCATCGCCGTCGCCCCCGGTAAGCAGTTCGAACATTCTGAACTTGAGCTCCAAATTGTTGAGCGACACCATGCAACCGTTCACGCCAGCGCTCATGTCGTACGGATGCTCGAACAGGATCGTCGCCAGTTGCGGGGTGTTGGCAGCCCCTTCGATCAAACGCCAGACTCTGCCGGTGAGGTCTTCTCGCAGGGCTCGGTAACCCACGGCAACAAACTTGGGATCAGCGGCAACACGCTCGATCAGCGTGAAAAACCGCGCAAAAATCTCCCGCCCCTGCAAGTCCTGCCAAAGCGCGAGGTGCGACGGTACGTCCCTGACCGCCAGCACCGCCAACCAGCGGTCGGGACCGGCAGTAACGGGAATATTATGCGGATGCAATCCGAAATGAATGCCAGAACGCCCCGGCTGCTCGCGATAAACACGAAGCATCTGAAGCGTGCCCTGCGACAAGGGGTTGCCGGACAGGTCCATGGCGCGATGGACATCAGCGTAGATAAACAGGTCAGACCGAGTCAGCACTTGGATGCGGTTGTTTGCGAGGTCAAACACCTCCAGCCATTTCAGGGTGACAGCCCCCTTGGGCAGGCTTTCCAACTGAGTGTTGCGCAGGTTCAGATAGCGCAGGTGTTTCAAACCCGCCAAGTTCAGTCGCTGTCCTTGGCGAAGGGGGTTCGAGGACAAATCCAACACGCGCAATTGCGTCAGCTCACTCAGCCGGATCACATCGCCCAGCCTGAACTTGAGTCGATTGTTACCCAGGTACAAGGCCCTCAGCCGCGGGACCTCGGAAAGCCCCGGCGGCATCTGCTCGAACCTGTTGTCGCTCAGGTAAAGCCGCGTCACGCCCGGGAAACAGCGCAGGAAACGCGTAGGCAATTGAGACAGTTGGTTTCGCTTCAGGCTCAATACCTCCACGTGTCCGAAATGCGCGCCCAACGTGGGCAGATCGGTCAGGTCCAGGCCATCGAGATTCAGTTCCTTGACCATGGCCGTCCCGTGAGTCGAGGCCTCCCTGGCCCAACATCGCTGGATACGTACAACCGCCTGCGCCCGGGCCTCCCGCGCGGGGCCCGTCGTGCCATGAAGCCATCGCCCCAGCGCAACGTTCATCGCCTCACGTTCGTTGTAGAGATAGTCGATCATCCCATCGCGTTCTCGAACCGAGTCGCCCGCGTCCCGCCACAGCTGTAGAACCTCGTCGTCGGTTCTCGCCGGATACAACGCGCGCAAGCGCGCCACCTGGGCGCGCTCCATCGGCCTCAGCCCTCTACCGCTCAGCGGATAAGCGATGCGCCCATCCGCAACACGCTGTGGCGGATGGAAATGCGGACGGCGCCCCACACGCCTCTGGGTCTCGGCAAACTCCCATATGCGTTGCAGACGCCAACGCACCTGCTCGAGCAATTCCCCCTCCCCGGCGCCCTGGGTGAACCCCAATGACTGCCGCTCGGCCAGCGGCAGCGCGGCCAGTAACACCTCAAGGAATGGACCCGGGCGTCCCACTGGCTGTCGCCGCCCGTTTGCCTGGGGGAGATAGGCCTGATACTGGTGGGATACCCGCTCCACCATGCACTTGAGCGCTGCATCGAACGGGCCGACGCTGGTCTGCATAAAACCGCCTTGCCACACTTCAACCCGAAGGTGCGCCGGCCAACCGTCTATTTGCGCCAATGCATGCAGGAGCGCGGTCGCACTGTTCTCATCGGCGCTGGCCGGCAGGTGCGCGCTCTCCAGAATCCTGGTTTTGCGCAGGTATTGCACCCACCATCGGATCGCCGAGGTCAGCGTCAACGGGACCACCCCGCTCTCCAGGCTGCGGCGCTCGGCCGGGGTGACAGCGCGCACCAGGTCTTCGGCGACCCGGTTGGTCAAATCGGGGTAGTCACGCTGCAGCACTTGGGCCAGTGGGTCATTGGAATGCCGGCGATCAGGGCACAACGCCTCGAAGAACAGGTGTTCCATCTGCGGCTTGTCCAGCGCCACTTTTGCCTCCAGCACGGTGATCTGATCGGAATGCGCGACGCCCTTGCGCCCCACCAGTGCATCGGCGCGATCGGCACCGACTTCGCCCAGCATCCGCTCGAAAAAAGCCGCACCAACGTCCATACCGGCCTTGACCCGCTGATGGACCGTGAAGCGCTCAAGGGTATCCAGCAGGACGGCGGGGGGAAGCTCATTGCGTACATGCACCCGGCGCAGCATGTCTGTTGTCACCCCGCTGATCCGCAGCACCTGTTCAATCGCATCCGGCCCCAGCGCACGGGCCAACGGCCCCAGTCGATAAAACGGTCGTTGGCCGTCCCAAGTCAGCGGGTCTTCCCATTCATGGCGCCACGCGCCGACGCCGTTATGGGTGAGGGCCGGGGCGTAAGCGTCGCTCAACGAGGGGTGCTGGATGCGCCACGGCTGTGCCGGGTCCGCTTGGGCCACCTTGAAACAGTCGCCTTCGATAAACAGGTAGCGCGCCGAGCCGAGGGCATACAGGCCCAGCGCGTCGGGCTCGGCGCCGATGCGTGAAATATCGTCGCTACGGGCGTACGCCGCGATCTCACGTCGATACGGATAGAACGTACCGTCGGGCGCACGATTGCGCACCAGCGCCTGGGCGACTTGGTGACGCAGATCGCCGATGGCCTGCGCCGCCGAGAGCCCCAGGCGGGCACGGTCTTGCTCTGACAACTGGCTCACGATGAGGGCGTAGAAGCTGTCGGCGCCAGTGAACATCTCGCCGCTGCGGTGCGCCTGTGCGTCATACGCCGCGAACCGCCCCAGGCGATGATCGATCACGACCAGGGTTCGATCTCGAGTGCCCTTGGAAACATAAGGCACCGGCTGCTCGGCCCAGCTGACGACCAGTGCTCGCCCGAGCCCATCACTCAACACGCCATGGGCATACGCGGCCGCCCAATTCTGGGTTTGCCGGTCAAAGCGGCGGCGGTGGAACAGGCCATCGACAATGGCCTCCCGACGCGCTCCCCGACGGGCCGCGCGCAAGGCGTCATACAGCGCTTCAGGCTGCAATTGCGAAGTCAGCAACTGCATCTGTTGGTGTGCCGACAAGGGATGTTCGCGCAGCACCTCAAGCAAGCGCGCCAGGCTCACCTGTGGGTGCAGTGCCTGCAATTGCGCAACCACCGCCGGCATGGACAACTCGTGGCCGACGCGATCAGGCAACAATTGCCGCACGCCCCTGCTGGCCCCCTTGGCCGTCGAGCGACTGGCCCCGGCGAAGCGCGTCAGTGCCTCAAACAACTCGATGCTCAAGGTCTTGGCCAGCGCCGCCAGTTGCTGGCGAATCAGCGGTGCGCCCGCGGCAAAAACTGTCGGCATCAGCGCGGCGATGGCATTCGGCAGATGCACGACGCGACGACTCGTGGGCCCATAGGCGAATTGATAGTTTTCCAGGGCGATGACGGTGACCGTTTCTGTCGGCGGTCCCATCGTATTGGCGCTGTAGCGTCGCAGCTCCAGGCCTTGCTGATTGGCAATGCTCAACGCGGTGTTTGCCGGCCAGTCCGCCAACTGGGTGAGCAGCGGCGCCATGACCTCAACAGCACCGACGGGCGCAGGGTGATCGGGATTGGCGCCCTGGCTTACCCAGTCGATCAACCGGTCAGTGTTGAAACGCTGCACCGCCTCAACCAGTGACGCCGAAGGCGGCGCGCCCTCCCACACTTGGTTCAGGGCAGCATGCGCGGTGGCACTTGAATCGAGCACGGCGTCCAGCGCACGGGAAGGCACATCCTTCGCGCCGAGCATTCGTTCGAGCAACTGCGGGCCCGTCGGGCGCTGAGGGTCGATGACCGTGTGCGACCGCGAGAGTTGCTGATAAAGACGCTGATGCCGACGCTGCACGGTGAACGCCAGCCGGGTATGCATGCGGCCGCTGATCAATAAATCGGCCAGATCGACAAATGCCTGCAGCAGTTCGCCTGGCCGCCCCTGCAACGCCTGATGCCCCCCGCCGATCAAGCCCTGGGTCAACGCGACGAACATGCCAAACACGCGTGCCCGCCCCAGCCCGTTGGGTGCTCCCGGCACCGGAATCAACAACAGGTTGAGGATTTCATTGAGCAAGGCCTGGAACACCTCGATCACGCTCGGCATCAACCCGGGCATCTCGTTGGCCAGTTCTTGCAGGTTGGCGCGGCAACGCTTGATGTAGAAGGCGCTCAAGCAGACCACGGGCACCTTCTGCACCGGGGTGCGCACACTGCCAATGCTCTGGGCCTTGTCGAGCGAGGGAATGGACTGCGCCAATGCGTAAAGCAGTTGGGCGACGTCATTGAGGCCCTGGGGTCGGACAGAAGCTTTGGCAAGCTGCTTTACGCGTGCACAGTCACGCAGTGACATCATCTGATACAGCCAATCGACCTCGCCTCTGCGGTAGAAGCCCTGGAAGGCGACGTGAAATTCCTCACAGGCTTCGCGGTGGCTGGCATGGTGACGCAACGAGCCACCAGGACGATTCGGGAAGAAGCTGAAGGCGCCCCGGCAACCACTGACGGAAAACACGATATGGGGAATGCTCAGGCTGTCGCCGGGGGGCGGGCCGACGTATTGCCCGGTGAACCCCAGGGATTGCGGCAACCAACTGAGGTTGTCCACCCCGTGGGGGATAAACAGCAGCATTTCCTCAACGTTCTCCCAGCGCACCCCTCCCACCAACGCTTGCTTCACGGCCTGATAACACGCCCTGTCCACCCGGCTTGCGGCAGTGGTTCTCAGGGCCTCGATCAGCGCGAATTCGAACTCAGCCGCGGCCAGTGCCATGACCCGCCCGCCCAACTCGGCGGAGGCCGACAGTGCCTGATCCAGACGCGCCTTGAGTTGCCCGCCGAGATCCAGCCTGCGCACCAGCGCTATGAAATCAGCCGCGTTGGCATTGATACCCTCGTCAAGAAAGCTGGCGTCAGCCAACCCCGTGCGGCCGGGATAACTCCAGCCGGTCAGCCCGTCGTAGTTGATGCACGCGGCGTCCCACAGGGTGAGGCTGGCGGTTTTTATCACATCGCCATCGGCGCCACGGCGAACACGATTGGCCGATTGAAGGTAACGCGTATGGATCTGTGCGACTTTCGGGTCGATGTCCTGACCCGTCAGGGATTTCAGGCCTTGGCGCAGCGACGCCAGGGCCTGTTGCTCGAAAGCCAGGGTCAGTTCATGAATGCCTTGTTCCAGAGCGTATTGCGCAGAAACCCACGCCCGTTGCAGACGTACGTATTCAAACCGCTCGTCGTCGTTGAGTTCACCGAGAAAGGCATCGAACTTTACCCGGTATCCGTCCAGGGCCTGCAAGGCAGACCACTGCGCACGCGACATCAGCGGCCCGGGATGCTGCGCCATAAACGCGGCCAACGTGTCAGGGGAATTCGGTTCAGCCATAGGTACGCTCCTTAAATGAACGAGCCTACCCAGTCGCCATCAGCCGCTCCGGTAGCTATGTAGCGCCACGCATCAAGCGTGGTTTTTGGCGAAGACCAAAGGCCCCATCGCGGCGATCTGCCCTTCGATCAACGCCTCGAACGGCTGGAGCAACGGCTCGAACGAAGTCGGCGCCTCCAGCACCTGCAAGGCCTGCACAATCGCCTCGACCGTCGACAACGCCCCCGGTCCCGGCGCCTTGCGCAGCCGATAACGGGAGACGGCGCCTTCGGCCAGGCTCACCCTGGGCAACGCCGCCAGCAACGGGTTGAGGTGCAACAGTTTGCGCGCCTTGCGCCAGGTGCCGTCAGGCACCACCAGCAACAACGGCTGATCGTCAGGTGTATACCCTTGCAATGGCTGGGCATCGTCGCCGGGAAACAACAACCGCGCCTGATAACCCGGCGGGTTCAACAACGCCGGCAAATCAGCAAACACCTCGCCCACCACCAACTGCGCATTGTTCAGCCCCAATGCCGCCAACCGTGCCGTGTTGAGTGCGTGGTTGACCTCGCTCGGGTGCTGCAACAGCAACACCCGGGTGCGGCTGTCGAGGCTGGGTATCAGTGGGCACAGGCAATGGGCAAGAGGCCTGAGGCAACGGGAGCATTGGGGTCTGGACATGGTTTCAGGCCTGGTTGAGCTGGGTTTTGAGCAAGTCGCGAAAGGTCTGGATCAGTGGCTCACGGCTGCGACCTCGGCGCATGATCATCGAGAACGGCGCCTGGTAGCCGAAGGTCGCCGGCAGCAAGACGCGCAAGTCGCCCTTGTCGGCCCAGGCCTGGGCGTAGTGTTCGGGCAGGTAGCCGATGTAGGCACCGGACAGCACCAGGATCAGTTGTGCCTCCATACTTTCCACCGTGGCGGCGCTGTGCTTGAAGCCGTGGCGCGCCAGTTCCGCCTGGCTCCAGTAGCCGCGCCCGACCATGCGCTGCTGGGTGATCACCTGCTCGGGGATGCGCCGCTCGTTGAACAACGGGTGGCGGGTGCTGCAATACAACCAGTGCTGTTCGCGGTACAGCGGCATGTAGATCAGCCCGCTCATGCGGTTGGAGAAGGCGCCGATGGCCAGGTCGAGACGGTTGTCCTGCACGCCCAGTTGCAGTTCGTAAGGGCTCATCACCGACAAATGCAGGTGCACCGCCGGGTGTTCGAGGCTGTAGGCGCCGATGACTTCGGCGAACGGCAAGGCTTTGTCGCTGACGGTGGAGTCAAGCACGCCGAGCTTGAGGGTACCGCGCAACTCGCCTTTCAACGCCGCGGCGTACTGCTCGAAGCCTTCCAACTCGCCGAGCAGGCGCAGGGTTTCCTGATGGAACAGCTCGCCCTTGCTGGTCAGGCTGAACCCGCCCCGCCCACGGTGGCACAACACCAGACCCAGCGCCGACTCCAGCTGGCTCATATAGGTGCTGATGGCCGACGTGGACAGGTTGAGCTCGTGCTGGGCACTGGCGAACCCCTGGTGGCGTACGACGCTGACGAAGATGCGCAAGAGTTTCAGGTCGGGCAAGGCGTTGGCCATGGGGTCTCCGAAGGCACACACATAATCCTGTGGGAGCCAGCTCCCACATTTGAACGGAGTTTACCTCAGGGATTAGTTTAGAAAAATCTGAACTAAGTATTTGCCCCTGCCGATTCTTTCGCCTCGGGGTATTTCGCAGAATCGGCCTCTAATAAACACAACAACGATGAGGCACTCCCGTGGACAAGATTTTCCACCAACCACTGGGCGGCAACGAAATGCCGCGCTTTGCCGGCATCGCCACCATGATGCGACTTCCCCACCTGCAAACCGCCAAGGGCCTGGACGCCGCCTTTATCGGCGTGCCCCTGGACATCGGCACCTCGCTGCGCGCCGGCACCCGTTTCGGGCCACGCGAAATCCGCGCCGAATCGGTGATGATCCGCCCCTACAACATGGCCACTGGCGCGGCACCGTTCGACTCGCTGTCGGTGGCCGACATCGGCGACGTGGCGATCAACACCTTCAACCTGCTCGACGCCGTACGCATCATTGAAGAAGCCTACGACGAGATCCTCGAACACAATGTGATCCCCATGACCCTGGGCGGTGACCACACCATCACCCTGCCGATCCTGCGGGCGATCCACAAGAAACACGGCAAGGTCGGGCTGGTGCACATCGATGCCCACGCCGATGTGAACGACCATATGTTCGGCGAGAAAATCGCCCACGGCACCACCTTCCGCCGCGCCGTGGAGGAAGGTTTGCTTGATTGCGACCGCGTGGTGCAGATCGGCCTGCGCGCCCAGGGCTACACCGCCGAAGACTTCAACTGGAGCCGCAAACAGGGCTTTCGTGTGGTCCAGGCCGAAGAATGCTGGCACCACTCCCTTGCGCCATTGATGGCCGAAGTGCGGGAAAAAGTCGGTGGCGGCCCGGTGTACCTGAGCTTCGACATCGACGGCATCGACCCGGCCTGGGCACCGGGCACCGGCACCCCGGAAATCGGCGGGCTGACCACCATCCAGGCCATCGAGATCATCCGCGGCTGCCAGGGCCTCGACCTGATTGGTTGTGACCTGGTAGAAGTTTCGCCGCCCTACGACACCACCGGCAACACCTCGCTGCTCGGCGCCAACCTGCTGTACGAGATGCTCTGCGTACTGCCTGGCGTGGCGCACCGCTGATGAGCACGCGCGAGGTGCTGCAAGCCGCCGCCGACCTGGTGGCGGCCTTCGCCCGCAATGACCGCG
Proteins encoded in this region:
- the speB gene encoding agmatinase; protein product: MDKIFHQPLGGNEMPRFAGIATMMRLPHLQTAKGLDAAFIGVPLDIGTSLRAGTRFGPREIRAESVMIRPYNMATGAAPFDSLSVADIGDVAINTFNLLDAVRIIEEAYDEILEHNVIPMTLGGDHTITLPILRAIHKKHGKVGLVHIDAHADVNDHMFGEKIAHGTTFRRAVEEGLLDCDRVVQIGLRAQGYTAEDFNWSRKQGFRVVQAEECWHHSLAPLMAEVREKVGGGPVYLSFDIDGIDPAWAPGTGTPEIGGLTTIQAIEIIRGCQGLDLIGCDLVEVSPPYDTTGNTSLLGANLLYEMLCVLPGVAHR
- a CDS encoding NEL-type E3 ubiquitin ligase domain-containing protein, producing MAEPNSPDTLAAFMAQHPGPLMSRAQWSALQALDGYRVKFDAFLGELNDDERFEYVRLQRAWVSAQYALEQGIHELTLAFEQQALASLRQGLKSLTGQDIDPKVAQIHTRYLQSANRVRRGADGDVIKTASLTLWDAACINYDGLTGWSYPGRTGLADASFLDEGINANAADFIALVRRLDLGGQLKARLDQALSASAELGGRVMALAAAEFEFALIEALRTTAASRVDRACYQAVKQALVGGVRWENVEEMLLFIPHGVDNLSWLPQSLGFTGQYVGPPPGDSLSIPHIVFSVSGCRGAFSFFPNRPGGSLRHHASHREACEEFHVAFQGFYRRGEVDWLYQMMSLRDCARVKQLAKASVRPQGLNDVAQLLYALAQSIPSLDKAQSIGSVRTPVQKVPVVCLSAFYIKRCRANLQELANEMPGLMPSVIEVFQALLNEILNLLLIPVPGAPNGLGRARVFGMFVALTQGLIGGGHQALQGRPGELLQAFVDLADLLISGRMHTRLAFTVQRRHQRLYQQLSRSHTVIDPQRPTGPQLLERMLGAKDVPSRALDAVLDSSATAHAALNQVWEGAPPSASLVEAVQRFNTDRLIDWVSQGANPDHPAPVGAVEVMAPLLTQLADWPANTALSIANQQGLELRRYSANTMGPPTETVTVIALENYQFAYGPTSRRVVHLPNAIAALMPTVFAAGAPLIRQQLAALAKTLSIELFEALTRFAGASRSTAKGASRGVRQLLPDRVGHELSMPAVVAQLQALHPQVSLARLLEVLREHPLSAHQQMQLLTSQLQPEALYDALRAARRGARREAIVDGLFHRRRFDRQTQNWAAAYAHGVLSDGLGRALVVSWAEQPVPYVSKGTRDRTLVVIDHRLGRFAAYDAQAHRSGEMFTGADSFYALIVSQLSEQDRARLGLSAAQAIGDLRHQVAQALVRNRAPDGTFYPYRREIAAYARSDDISRIGAEPDALGLYALGSARYLFIEGDCFKVAQADPAQPWRIQHPSLSDAYAPALTHNGVGAWRHEWEDPLTWDGQRPFYRLGPLARALGPDAIEQVLRISGVTTDMLRRVHVRNELPPAVLLDTLERFTVHQRVKAGMDVGAAFFERMLGEVGADRADALVGRKGVAHSDQITVLEAKVALDKPQMEHLFFEALCPDRRHSNDPLAQVLQRDYPDLTNRVAEDLVRAVTPAERRSLESGVVPLTLTSAIRWWVQYLRKTRILESAHLPASADENSATALLHALAQIDGWPAHLRVEVWQGGFMQTSVGPFDAALKCMVERVSHQYQAYLPQANGRRQPVGRPGPFLEVLLAALPLAERQSLGFTQGAGEGELLEQVRWRLQRIWEFAETQRRVGRRPHFHPPQRVADGRIAYPLSGRGLRPMERAQVARLRALYPARTDDEVLQLWRDAGDSVRERDGMIDYLYNEREAMNVALGRWLHGTTGPAREARAQAVVRIQRCWAREASTHGTAMVKELNLDGLDLTDLPTLGAHFGHVEVLSLKRNQLSQLPTRFLRCFPGVTRLYLSDNRFEQMPPGLSEVPRLRALYLGNNRLKFRLGDVIRLSELTQLRVLDLSSNPLRQGQRLNLAGLKHLRYLNLRNTQLESLPKGAVTLKWLEVFDLANNRIQVLTRSDLFIYADVHRAMDLSGNPLSQGTLQMLRVYREQPGRSGIHFGLHPHNIPVTAGPDRWLAVLAVRDVPSHLALWQDLQGREIFARFFTLIERVAADPKFVAVGYRALREDLTGRVWRLIEGAANTPQLATILFEHPYDMSAGVNGCMVSLNNLELKFRMFELLTGGDGDGMPLLNCLRASSRLAAITNAVLLFDPHQTPELAGTRILAYRIALSAALDLPLGFDQRLDRTLGTPSPESVAAMLNGILAGETRLDWPGWLIEKTYWRQFLQAKYQVRLQATLGHYDQALEDALDRVNRAELSDGAYLALANDLSSRRSVDEDRLLLALTEGEWANFTGAANVAYTYQQ
- a CDS encoding tRNA-uridine aminocarboxypropyltransferase — its product is MSRPQCSRCLRPLAHCLCPLIPSLDSRTRVLLLQHPSEVNHALNTARLAALGLNNAQLVVGEVFADLPALLNPPGYQARLLFPGDDAQPLQGYTPDDQPLLLVVPDGTWRKARKLLHLNPLLAALPRVSLAEGAVSRYRLRKAPGPGALSTVEAIVQALQVLEAPTSFEPLLQPFEALIEGQIAAMGPLVFAKNHA
- the cysM gene encoding cysteine synthase CysM; amino-acid sequence: MTLQYPTIADCVGNTPLVRLQRMAGETSNTLLLKLEGNNPAGSVKDRPALSMITRAELRGQIKPGDTLIEATSGNTGIALAMAAAIKGYKMILIMPDNGSAERKAAMTAYGAQLVLVTQEEGMEGARDLAERMAAEGRGLVLDQFANGDNPEAHYTSTGPEIWRQTGGTITHFVSSMGTTGTIMGNSRYLKEQNPAIQIVGLQPMEGAAIPGIRRWPEEYLPKIYNATRVDRIIDMAQREAEDTTRRLAREEGIFCGVSSGGAVAGMLRLSQEVENAVIVAIICDRGDRYLSTGIFDEPN
- a CDS encoding LysR family transcriptional regulator: MANALPDLKLLRIFVSVVRHQGFASAQHELNLSTSAISTYMSQLESALGLVLCHRGRGGFSLTSKGELFHQETLRLLGELEGFEQYAAALKGELRGTLKLGVLDSTVSDKALPFAEVIGAYSLEHPAVHLHLSVMSPYELQLGVQDNRLDLAIGAFSNRMSGLIYMPLYREQHWLYCSTRHPLFNERRIPEQVITQQRMVGRGYWSQAELARHGFKHSAATVESMEAQLILVLSGAYIGYLPEHYAQAWADKGDLRVLLPATFGYQAPFSMIMRRGRSREPLIQTFRDLLKTQLNQA
- the rlmD gene encoding 23S rRNA (uracil(1939)-C(5))-methyltransferase RlmD codes for the protein MAKHERGLRFQPTGGSRAPQIPVGKKQRLTIERLANDGRGIVFFEGRTWFVNGALAGEEVEARVLGAHGKVVEARTERVFKASELRRPAPCAHVGRCGGCSVQHLPHGEQLALKQRMLAEQLSRVAGVEPQEWAAPLSGPEFGYRRRARVAVRWDAKAKKLEVGFRAVASQDIVAIDDCPVLVQALQPIMQRLPNMLRRLSKPQALGHVELFSGTSIAVLLRHMAPLSDADLLVLKEFCAFHQAQLWLHGEGQPEPVDADAALGFQLEQWGLELAYRPGDFVQVNAAVNAAMVAQALEWLAPQPDERVLDLFCGLGNFALPLARQVREVVAVEGVQTMVDRAALNAVSNNLHNAQFFQADLSQPLTDAEWAKQGFSAVLLDPPRDGAQEVVRKLATLGAKRLVYVSCNPATLARDTVELVKQGYRLKRAGILDMFPQTAHVEAMALFEAG